CGATGAGACTTTCATCGACGGTCGCATTGATTTTCACGTCCTGGCCGATCTTGGCCTTCAGCGTCTTCGCCAGCGCGGCGGTCTGCGCGTCGCTCAGCGCGGTGGCCGAAGCCACGTCGGCGGTCACTTCGCCCTTGTGGGTGGCGATCATCGCGCGCAGGTGTTTGATCAGTTGCGGCAGCACGAACAGGCGGCGCTTCTGCGCCATCAGCGCCAGCGCGTTCTGCATCGCCGGGACCAGCTTCATCTTCTTGGCGATCGCGGTGATCGCGGCGCCCTGGGCGTCGCGCGAATAGATCGGCGAAGCGATCAGCGACCGCAGATCGGCGCTGTCCGCCAGCGCTGCCGACAGGTCGTCCAGGTTCGCTTCAAGCTTGGCGAGGTTCTTGTTCTCGCGCACGATCTCGAAGATGGCGGTGGCATAGCGGTCGGCGATACCGGAGGAAATCGAGGCTGTTTCTGACACGTCCACCCTTCCGTTTCTTGACCCCCCAGGCGCGCACCGCAAGACGCGGCGGTCTGGGGTTGGGACCGCACCCTGACTTGGCTCAAGGCGCTGAAATCGACGCGGATGTAGCAGAGAGGTTCCCACCCCGCAACATGTGAACACGTATTTAACCGGAGTCCAAAAGCCCTTAAATTCAGGGCGCAAGCCCAAGTGCGACCTTGTGCGCACTGCCAACGTGCGGATGTGACGCGGGTTTTTCCGGCCACGGGCGATTCTGCAGCCGCGAAAGCCGCGCGGATTTCCCGCCGGATGACCGGAAAAAAGCGGGGGATCGGGGCCTGCGGGACGGCGGGCGCGGCGATGCCGCGCAGGCGGCGAGCGGCGCGTGCCGTCCTCAGACCGGTTTCGCGGCCTTCCCGGGGGTCAGCACCTCCAGCGGGTTCAGAACCTTCGCCGCCTCGCCCACGCCGCGCCGGGTCGGCGGGTGGCGCTTGGACGCCGTCACCATCAGCACACCGCCCGCCATCACCGCCGGGATCGCGCGGCCGGTGCGTTCCCAGAACCGCGCCGTCTTCATCCAGAAGCGCCGGGTCGAGGGCGGCTGGTACAGCACCGATACATGATCCTCGGGCACGAAATCATGCGCCTTCAGCTGCGCCTCCAGCTGGCCCAGCGAATAGGGCCGGCCAAAGCCGAAGGGCGTGGCGTCCGACCCGGCCCACAGCCCCGACCGGTTGGGCAGCACGAACAGCGCCTTTCCACCGGGCCCCAGCACCCGGTAACATTCGTCCAGCAGGTCCGACGGGCTTTCCGAGGTCTCCAGCCCGTGCATCAGGATCAGCCGGTCGACATGGCCGGTCTCCAGCGGCCAGGCGGTTTCCTCGCACAGCACCGACATGTTGGGCTCGCCCGCGGGCCAGGGCATCACCCCCTGCGGCGCCGGCATCAATCCGATCACCCGGCGCGCGGATTTCAGGTAGGGGCGCAGCAGCGGCACGGCGAAGCCGTAGCCCACGACCGTCTGCTTGTCGGCCTCGGGCCAGAACACCTGCACCTGGTCGCGGATCACCCGCTGGGCGGCGCGCCCAAGCGCGCTGGCATAGTAGAAATCGCGCAGGCTGCGCACGTCCAGATGCATTGCCCCGGCGTCCCCGATGCGATTGACTGGCGCCATCCTGTCAAAGCCCGCAAGGAAAAGCCATGCCTCTCGACATCGTCACCGTGCCCTGCCTGTCCGACAATTACGCCTACCTGGTCAACGGCCCCGACGGCGTGGCGGTGATCGACGCGCCCGAGGCCGTCCCGATCATCGCGGCGCTGGACGCGCGCGGCTGGACCCCCGGCGTCATCCTGCTGACCCATCACCACGGGGATCACGTGCAGGGCGTCGACGAGATCAAGGCGCGCTACGGCTGCGCGGTGATGGGCCCCGAGGCAGAGAAGGCCAAGCTGCCGCCGCTCGACGCGGCCCTGCCCGACGGCATGTCAGGCGGCAGCGGCGATGGCGCGATGACGGTGATCGCGGTGCCGGGCCACACGCTGGGCCACGTGGCCTACCACTACCCCGCGGCCAAGGCCGTCTTCACCGCCGACAGCCTGATGGCCGGCGGCTGCGGCCGGGTGTTCGAAGGCACACCCGAAATGATGTGGGACAGCCTGTCGAAACTCGCCGCGCTGCCGCCCGACACCATGGTCTATTCCGGCCATGAATACACCGCGTCGAACCTGCGTTTCGCCCTGACGATCGAACCGGACAACGCCGCGCTACGGGCCCGCGCCGACGATGTCGCCCGCGCCAATGCCCAGGGCCGCCCCACCGCGCAGGCGCCGCTGTCGCTGGAACTGGACACCAACCCGTTCCTGCGCGCCCGGCTGCCGCAGGTGAAGGCCGCGATCGGCATGGCGGATGCCAGCGACGCCAGGGCCTTCGCCGAAATCCGCGCCCGCAAGGATCGGTTCTGACGCCATTCCGGCGCCCGGCACGCAGCAGCAAAGCCACAGGATGACGGGCAATTTTCGGTCTCGCCCTTCACAAGTCCCGGGTGCCGCCCTATCCTATTGGAGAACCCGCTGCGCCCTCCCGGTTGCGGCCCCAGACTTCTCATTCATGACAAACCCGCCCGCGTGAGGAAAATCACGCCACATTGCGCATTTGCGCCGAAATGTGAGGGGTTTTGCCCCAGAAAAAACTTGAAGCCGGGTCACAATCGACCAAACTTTAATATCAAGAGGCAAAGCTGAGCGAACCGGCACGCGCCGCGGCGCAGCACAGATAAAGAGGAGCACAGATCGTGCCTTCATTCTCGAATACCCTTGAGCAGGCCATCCATGCAGCGCTCGCGCTCGCCAATTCGCGCAGCCACGAATTCGCCACGCTGGAACATCTGCTTCTCGCGCTGATCGACGAACCCGATGCGGCGCGCGTCATGAAAGCCTGTTCCGTCGATACCGAGGAACTGCGCACCGCGCTGGTCGAGTTCATCGACGAGGATCTCGCCAATCTCGTGACCGACATCGAAGGCTCCGAAGCGGTGCCCACCGCCGCCTTCCAGCGGGTCATCCAGCGCGCCGCGATCCACGTGCAATCCTCGGGCCGGACCGAAGTGACCGGCGCCAACGTGCTGGTGGCCATCTTCGCCGAACGTGAAAGCAACGCCGCCTACTTCCTGCAGGAACAGGACATGACCCGCTACGACGCGGTCAACTTCATCGCCCACGGCGTCGCCAAAAACCCCGCCTATGGCGAAAGCCGCCCGGTCCAGGGCGCCACCGAAGCCGAGGAAGAGGCGCAGGCGACCGAATCCAGCGGCCAGGGCGCGGAAAAGGAATCCGCGCTGTCCAAGTATTGCGTCGATCTCAACGCCAAGGCCGAACATGGCGATATCGACCCGCTGATCGGCCGCGACCACGAGGTCGAGCGCTGCATCCAGGTGCTGTGCCGCCGGCGCAAGAACAACCCGCTGCTGGTGGGCGACCCCGGCGTCGGCAAGACAGCCATCGCCGAAGGTCTGGCGCGCAAGATCGTGTCGGGCGAGGTGCCCGAGGTGCTGGCCGAGGCGACGATCTATTCGCTCGACATGGGCGCACTGCTGGCCGGCACGCGCTATCGCGGCGATTTCGAGGAACGGCTGAAATCCGTCGTTCAGGAACTCGAAGATCATCCCGACGCGGTGCTCTTCATCGACGAGATCCACACCGTGATCGGCGCCGGCGCCACCTCGGGCGGCGCGATGGACGCGTCGAACCTGCTGAAACCCGCGCTTCAGGGCGGCAAGCTGCGCACCATGGGCTCGACCACCTACAAGGAATTCCGCCAGCATTTCGAAAAGGACCGCGCCCTGTCGCGGCGCTTCCAGAAGATCGACGTCAACGAACCGACGGTCGCCGACAGCATCAAGATCCTCAAGGGCCTCAAGCCCTATTTCGAGGAACATCACAGCGTCAAGTATACCGGCGACGCGATCAAGTCGGCCGTCGAACTGTCGGCGCGCTACATCAATGACCGCAAGCTGCCGGACAAGGCCATCGACGTCATCGACGAGGCCGGCGCGGCCCAGCATCTGCTGGCCGCAGGCAAGCGCCGCAAGACCATCGGCGTCAAGGAGATCGAGGATGTCGTGGCCAAGATCGCCCGCATCCCGCCCAAGAACGTCTCCAAGGACGACACCGAACTGCTCAAGGATCTGGAAAAGACCCTCAAGCGCGTGGTGTTCGGCCAGGACAAGGCGATCGAGTCGCTGGCCTCGGCGATCAAGCTGGCCCGCGCCGGCCTGCGCGAACCGGAAAAGCCGATCGGCAACTACCTGTTCGCCGGCCCCACCGGCGTCGGCAAGACCGAGGTCGCCAAACAGCTGGCCAGCACGCTGGGCGTGGAACTGCTGCGCTTCGACATGTCGGAATACATGGAAAAGCACGCCGTCTCGCGGCTGATCGGCGCACCTCCGGGCTATGTCGGGTTCGACCAGGGCGGCCAGCTGACCGATGGCGTCGACCAGCACCCGCATTGCGTGCTGCTGCTGGACGAGATCGAAAAGGCGCACCCGGATGTCTACAACATCCTGCTGCAGGTGATGGACCACGGCACCCTGACCGATCACAACGGCCGCACGGTGGATTTCCGCAACGTGATCCTGATCATGACCTCGAACGCCGGCGCCATCGAACAGGCCAAGGCCGCCATCGGTTTCGGCCGCGACCGCCGCGAGGGCGAGGACACCGCCGCGATCGAACGCACGTTCACGCCGGAATTCCGCAACCGGCTGGATGCGGTCATCTCCTTCGCGCCGCTGCCCAAGGAAGTCATCCTGCAGGTGGTCGAAAAGTTCGTGCTTCAGCTCGAAGCGCAGCTGATGGACCGCAACGTGACCATCGAACTGACCCGCCCGGCGGCCGAATGGCTGGCCGACAAGGGTTACGACGACAAGATGGGCGCGCGTCCGCTGGGCCGCGTCATCCAGGAGCACATCAAGAAACCGCTGGCCGAGGAGCTGCTGTTCGGCAAGCTGGCCAAGGGCGGCATCGTCAAGGTCTCGGTCAAGGACGGCCAGCTGGTGCTGAACCTCGAAGGCCCGGACAAGCCGCGGCTGGGCTCGAAAAAGCCCCCCCTGCTCACCGCCGATTGATGCGCGCAAGCGCGCTGATCCTTGCGGCCTCCGTCGCGGCTCCGGCCGCGGCGGAGGCGCCGCTTCTGACCCTGCCAATCGACTGCACCCTGGGCGAAACCTGCTTCATCCAGCAATTCGTCGACCATGATCCCGGGCCGGGCGCCACCGATTTCGCCTGCGGCACGCTCAGCTATGACGGCCACCAGGGCACCGATTTCGGTCTGCCCACCCATGCCGACATGATCCGGGGCGTCCCTGTCCTGGCCGCCGCGCCCGGCACCGTGCGCGCGATCCGCAACTCCATGCCCGACCAGGTCATGACCGCCGACAACGCCGCCCAGATCGAAGGCCGCGACTGCGGCAACGGCCTGGTGATCGAACATGACGACGGCTGGGAAACCCAGTATTGCCACATGAAACAGGGCTCGGTCACCGTGCGGGCGGGCGACAGGGTCGAGCGTGGCGCGGTGCTGGGCCAGGTCGGGCTCAGCGGCCGGACGGAGTTTCCCCATATCCACCTGTCGGTGCGCCACAACGGCGAAACCGTCGACCCGTTCCAGCCCGAGACGCCCAACCAGTGCGACGCCCCCGAAGGCGACAGCCTGTGGCAGGTGACACCGGCCTATGTGCCGGGCGGTCTGCTGGACGCGGGCTTTGCCACCCGCATCCCCGATTTCGCCGCCGTCAAGGCCGGCACCGCCGCCGAAACCCTCAGCGCCGGCAGCCCCGCGCTGGTGGTGTTCGGCTTCGGCTATGGCGCGCGGGCGGGCGACGTGATGGCGATCACGGTCACCGGACCACAGGGCGTTCTGGCCGACAACCGTGCCACCATCGACCGCCCGCAGGCGCAGTTTTTCCGCGCCACCGGCCGCCGCGCGCGCGGCGACTGGCCCGCCGGGGACTATACCGGCACCGTGGTGCTGGAACGCGCCGGCGCCGAAATCGCCCGACGCACCGTCAGCCTGGCGATCGACTGACCCCGCCTAGCGTTCGGTCAGCTTCAGCTCGATCCGCCGGTTCTGCGCCCGCGCCGCGGCGCTGTCGTCGGGATTGACCGGCTGGAACTGGCCGAACCCGTTGGCGGCCAGCCGCTGCGGCGGGATGCCCAACGCGTCGACCATGTAGCGCACCACCGACAGCGCCCGCGCCTGGCTCAGCTCCCAGTTGTCGGCGAAAATCGCGCCGGGGCGCAGCGGGATGTCGTCGGTATGGCCGTCCACCCGGATGATCCAGTCGATGCCCTGGGGAATATCCGCCGCGATGGCACGCAGGATCGCCGCCACATCGGCGATCTGGGCGCGGCCCTCGGGCGACAGATCGGCCGAGCCCAGCTCGAACAGCACCTCGGACGAAAACACAAAGCGGTCGCCCTCGATCCGGATGCCCTCGCGCTGCCCCACCACGTCGCGCAGGCGTCCGAAGAATTCCGACCGATAGCGCTCCAGGTCGCGCGCCTGTTCCTCCAGCCGCTTCCGTTCGGCCTCTTCCAGCTGGCGGCGGCGGCGTTCCTCGGCGGCGACGCGCGCCAGCGCGGCGTTCAGCTCCGAGCCCAGGTTCTGCACCTGCACCTGCGCGGCCTCGTCGCTGGCCTTGGCCTCGTCCAGCAGTGCCTGAAGCTGGTCCAGCTGCTGGCGCAGCGCGGCGACCTGCTGGTTCAGCAATTCGGTCTGCCTCTGCGCTGCGCTGGCGCGCTCTTCGCTTTGCGCCAGGTCGCTGCGCGCGCTGGCCAGAAGCGCCTCGCGCCGTGCGGCCTCGTCCAGCCGCTCCGCCAGGCCCGCCTCGGCGGCCCGCTGCGCCGCCAGCGCGGCGGCCAGCCGTTCGCGGGTCTCGGCGATGGTCGCCTCGGCACCGACCTTCTCGGCCAGCGCCGCCGCCAGCCGGTCCTCCAGGTCGCGGGCGTCGCCGCCACGTTCGGCAAGCCGCGCCTCGGCATCGGCCAGGGCCTGTCGCAAGGCGGCGATCTCGGCATCGCGGCCGGCGCCGCGATCCCGCGCCGCGTCCAGCTCGGCCTGCAACGCCTCGGCCTCGGTGATCCGCGTCAGCGCAGCGGCCAGTTGCGCCGACAGCGCCGAGGCCTCCGACCGCGCGGCCTCTCGCTCGCCGGCCAGCGCCTCTTCGGCGACCAGGGCCGCCGCAAGCCGTGCGTTCAGATCGCGTTCCGCCTCGCGCGCTGCGGCCAGCAGCGTCAGCGTGTCCTCGGCGCGCTGGCGCTCGGCTTCCAGCGCCAGGGTCATCGCGGTCAGCTCGGCATCCGCGTTTTCCAGCCGCGCGCGCAGCGCCGCGGCCGCCTCGGCCTCGGCCAGCCGCTGCGCTTCCTCGTCCGTCAATGCCGCCTGCAATCCCTCGAGCTCGGTCGACAGGGCGCCGATCCGGTCGGTGTTTTCGGCGTTCCGCGCCCGCAGGTCGGCGATCAGCGCCTCCAGCGCTTCGCGGCGGCTGGCGGCCAGCCGCGCCGCTTCGGCCTGGGCGTCGATCTCCTGCCGGGATTGCGCCAGCGCCAGGTTCAGCGCGTCACGCTCGCTGACCAACGCGTCGCGGGCCCGCTGCAAGTCCGCCTCGGTGGCGCGCAGTTGTGCCGCATCCGCGCGTGCCGTGTCGCGCTCCGACAGCAGCACCGCCACCTGGTCCTCGAACGATGCGATCCGCCCCTCGGCCTCGGCCAGTTGCTGCGCCTGCCGGTCGCGGGTGGCGGTCAGGGCGGCGATGATCGCGGTCTGCTCGGCCAGCCGGTCCTCGTTGTTCTGCAGCGTTGCCTGCAATTCGCCCAGCCGGGTGTTCAGCGCGGTGTTCCGCCGTTCCTGCACGCCCAGGGCCTGGGCCAGCGCGGCGATCTCGCCCGACAGGGTGTCCAGTTCGGTTTCCTGTCCGCTGATCGTTTCGCGCAGCACGTATTGCACGATCATGAAGATCGACAGCACGAAGGTCAGCACCAGCAGAAGCCCGGTCATCGCATCCACGAAACCCGGCCAGATCGAGGCCTGGAACCGGGTTCCGTTGCGGC
This sequence is a window from Thalassococcus arenae. Protein-coding genes within it:
- a CDS encoding F0F1 ATP synthase subunit delta; the encoded protein is MDVSETASISSGIADRYATAIFEIVRENKNLAKLEANLDDLSAALADSADLRSLIASPIYSRDAQGAAITAIAKKMKLVPAMQNALALMAQKRRLFVLPQLIKHLRAMIATHKGEVTADVASATALSDAQTAALAKTLKAKIGQDVKINATVDESLIGGLVVKVGSKMIDTSIRSKLNSLQNAMKEVG
- a CDS encoding class I SAM-dependent methyltransferase, whose product is MHLDVRSLRDFYYASALGRAAQRVIRDQVQVFWPEADKQTVVGYGFAVPLLRPYLKSARRVIGLMPAPQGVMPWPAGEPNMSVLCEETAWPLETGHVDRLILMHGLETSESPSDLLDECYRVLGPGGKALFVLPNRSGLWAGSDATPFGFGRPYSLGQLEAQLKAHDFVPEDHVSVLYQPPSTRRFWMKTARFWERTGRAIPAVMAGGVLMVTASKRHPPTRRGVGEAAKVLNPLEVLTPGKAAKPV
- the gloB gene encoding hydroxyacylglutathione hydrolase, with the translated sequence MPLDIVTVPCLSDNYAYLVNGPDGVAVIDAPEAVPIIAALDARGWTPGVILLTHHHGDHVQGVDEIKARYGCAVMGPEAEKAKLPPLDAALPDGMSGGSGDGAMTVIAVPGHTLGHVAYHYPAAKAVFTADSLMAGGCGRVFEGTPEMMWDSLSKLAALPPDTMVYSGHEYTASNLRFALTIEPDNAALRARADDVARANAQGRPTAQAPLSLELDTNPFLRARLPQVKAAIGMADASDARAFAEIRARKDRF
- the clpA gene encoding ATP-dependent Clp protease ATP-binding subunit ClpA is translated as MPSFSNTLEQAIHAALALANSRSHEFATLEHLLLALIDEPDAARVMKACSVDTEELRTALVEFIDEDLANLVTDIEGSEAVPTAAFQRVIQRAAIHVQSSGRTEVTGANVLVAIFAERESNAAYFLQEQDMTRYDAVNFIAHGVAKNPAYGESRPVQGATEAEEEAQATESSGQGAEKESALSKYCVDLNAKAEHGDIDPLIGRDHEVERCIQVLCRRRKNNPLLVGDPGVGKTAIAEGLARKIVSGEVPEVLAEATIYSLDMGALLAGTRYRGDFEERLKSVVQELEDHPDAVLFIDEIHTVIGAGATSGGAMDASNLLKPALQGGKLRTMGSTTYKEFRQHFEKDRALSRRFQKIDVNEPTVADSIKILKGLKPYFEEHHSVKYTGDAIKSAVELSARYINDRKLPDKAIDVIDEAGAAQHLLAAGKRRKTIGVKEIEDVVAKIARIPPKNVSKDDTELLKDLEKTLKRVVFGQDKAIESLASAIKLARAGLREPEKPIGNYLFAGPTGVGKTEVAKQLASTLGVELLRFDMSEYMEKHAVSRLIGAPPGYVGFDQGGQLTDGVDQHPHCVLLLDEIEKAHPDVYNILLQVMDHGTLTDHNGRTVDFRNVILIMTSNAGAIEQAKAAIGFGRDRREGEDTAAIERTFTPEFRNRLDAVISFAPLPKEVILQVVEKFVLQLEAQLMDRNVTIELTRPAAEWLADKGYDDKMGARPLGRVIQEHIKKPLAEELLFGKLAKGGIVKVSVKDGQLVLNLEGPDKPRLGSKKPPLLTAD
- a CDS encoding M23 family metallopeptidase; its protein translation is MRASALILAASVAAPAAAEAPLLTLPIDCTLGETCFIQQFVDHDPGPGATDFACGTLSYDGHQGTDFGLPTHADMIRGVPVLAAAPGTVRAIRNSMPDQVMTADNAAQIEGRDCGNGLVIEHDDGWETQYCHMKQGSVTVRAGDRVERGAVLGQVGLSGRTEFPHIHLSVRHNGETVDPFQPETPNQCDAPEGDSLWQVTPAYVPGGLLDAGFATRIPDFAAVKAGTAAETLSAGSPALVVFGFGYGARAGDVMAITVTGPQGVLADNRATIDRPQAQFFRATGRRARGDWPAGDYTGTVVLERAGAEIARRTVSLAID
- a CDS encoding peptidoglycan -binding protein produces the protein MALSRRNGTRFQASIWPGFVDAMTGLLLVLTFVLSIFMIVQYVLRETISGQETELDTLSGEIAALAQALGVQERRNTALNTRLGELQATLQNNEDRLAEQTAIIAALTATRDRQAQQLAEAEGRIASFEDQVAVLLSERDTARADAAQLRATEADLQRARDALVSERDALNLALAQSRQEIDAQAEAARLAASRREALEALIADLRARNAENTDRIGALSTELEGLQAALTDEEAQRLAEAEAAAALRARLENADAELTAMTLALEAERQRAEDTLTLLAAAREAERDLNARLAAALVAEEALAGEREAARSEASALSAQLAAALTRITEAEALQAELDAARDRGAGRDAEIAALRQALADAEARLAERGGDARDLEDRLAAALAEKVGAEATIAETRERLAAALAAQRAAEAGLAERLDEAARREALLASARSDLAQSEERASAAQRQTELLNQQVAALRQQLDQLQALLDEAKASDEAAQVQVQNLGSELNAALARVAAEERRRRQLEEAERKRLEEQARDLERYRSEFFGRLRDVVGQREGIRIEGDRFVFSSEVLFELGSADLSPEGRAQIADVAAILRAIAADIPQGIDWIIRVDGHTDDIPLRPGAIFADNWELSQARALSVVRYMVDALGIPPQRLAANGFGQFQPVNPDDSAAARAQNRRIELKLTER